From the genome of Nitrospirae bacterium YQR-1, one region includes:
- a CDS encoding tetratricopeptide repeat protein, whose amino-acid sequence MVCPDNETVLRDALKLCEKAIEAAPRNSQCWNEAGLIYMKCANYKKAIECYEQALSIDKAAYGDKHPTVAIRLNNLGAAWKHCGQFSKAIEFYNQALSIDKSVYRNNHPKVAIRLYNLGAVYCTTEQFDKAAILFKQSLDIFKNTLGIAHPSTKTTEEHLTQALEKLKNQTTDTNSQSEVNTGGWEKAPPPL is encoded by the coding sequence ATGGTTTGCCCTGACAACGAGACTGTGTTAAGAGATGCCCTCAAACTTTGTGAAAAAGCTATAGAAGCAGCCCCTCGGAACTCCCAGTGCTGGAATGAAGCCGGATTAATTTATATGAAATGTGCAAATTACAAAAAAGCAATAGAATGTTATGAACAGGCTTTAAGCATAGATAAAGCCGCTTATGGTGATAAGCACCCGACAGTGGCCATAAGACTAAACAATTTGGGCGCTGCGTGGAAACATTGCGGGCAGTTCAGCAAAGCTATCGAGTTTTATAACCAGGCCTTAAGCATTGATAAGTCGGTTTACCGTAATAATCACCCTAAGGTAGCGATAAGACTATATAATCTGGGTGCTGTATATTGCACCACAGAGCAGTTTGATAAAGCTGCCATATTGTTTAAACAATCACTGGATATTTTCAAAAATACATTAGGCATCGCTCATCCATCTACAAAGACAACGGAGGAGCATTTAACACAGGCTCTGGAAAAGTTAAAGAATCAAACTACCGATACCAATTCGCAGTCAGAAGTAAACACAGGCGGCTGGGAGAAAGCGCCGCCGCCTCTTTAG